The Polyangium mundeleinium genome contains the following window.
CCGCCTTTGCCGGTGGGCAACGCCTCCGCGGCGCCCGCGGAGACGTTTTCCACGGAAAACAACGCACCCGCGGCCGCTCCCGACGCGCTCGACATCCTCGAAGACCCCTTCGCGATGCGCGACCCCTTCGCGGAGGCGCCCCTGGCCTCGCCCGGCGCGGCGACCACGAGCGACGCGGCCGCGACCCTCGTCCGTCCGGCTCCCGCGCCGGCCCCGGAACCCGCGCCGGCCCCGCGCGCCCCGGCCACCTCGCTCGGCACCGTCGCCCCCGAGGTCCCGGACGACATCGACGAGGACGCCCTCCTCGGCCGCCGCAAAAAAGGCTCCCTCCACCCCGCCGCCCTCGCGCTCATCGCCGCGGGCGCCGTTTTCGGGGGGGTCGCGGCCTTCCTCCTCCTCCGCCCAGCCCCGCCGGCCCCGCAGATCGTCTACGTCACCGCCTCCGCGAGCGCCGCCGCGGCCGCGCCTCCGCCCTCGGGCGGGCCCACGACCGAGGCCTCCGTCGCCGCCGGCGACCCGGCCGAGGCCCCCAAGACCGGCGCGTCGAACCGTCCGCTCGGCGGCCCCTGGCCCACGGCGGCCAAGACGGGGACGCCGGCCGCTGCCATCGATATGTCCGGCTTCCAGGGCCCGAACGTCACCGGCCCGACGAGCGGACCTGCGGGAGGCGCGCAGACCGCGGGCACGGGGCAGCTCTCCACGGGCGAGATCAGCGGCGTCGTCGAGGCGAACCGGCCCCTCGTCAAGCGGCGCTGCTGGCAGCCGGCCCTCGACGCGACGAAGGGCATGGGCGGCTCGTCGGCGCGTGTCTCGGCCTCGATCGTCATCGCGCCCTCGGGGGCCGTGCAATCGGTGAGCGCGAGCGGGGCGGAAAAGGATTACCCGGGCTTGTCGAGCTGCATCGCGGCCCGCATCAAGGGGTGGAAATTCCCGGTCTCCGGGGGCTCGACCCCGGTGAACATCCCCTTCGTGTTCGCTGCGCAATGAACGGCGCGCCCGAATCGCCTTTGATTTCCAGAGGAGAGGACGG
Protein-coding sequences here:
- a CDS encoding AgmX/PglI C-terminal domain-containing protein; this encodes MNDVRPAPGLPPRPTGIGAAAVGPSAPKPPAPRPLAPPRVGNAFAAPAKPTLPVGNASTAPASPPLPVGNAFAAPAKPPLPVGNAFAAPASPTLPVGNAFAAPASPPLPVGNASAAPASPTLPVGNASAAPAQPPPLPVGNASAAPAETFSTENNAPAAAPDALDILEDPFAMRDPFAEAPLASPGAATTSDAAATLVRPAPAPAPEPAPAPRAPATSLGTVAPEVPDDIDEDALLGRRKKGSLHPAALALIAAGAVFGGVAAFLLLRPAPPAPQIVYVTASASAAAAAPPPSGGPTTEASVAAGDPAEAPKTGASNRPLGGPWPTAAKTGTPAAAIDMSGFQGPNVTGPTSGPAGGAQTAGTGQLSTGEISGVVEANRPLVKRRCWQPALDATKGMGGSSARVSASIVIAPSGAVQSVSASGAEKDYPGLSSCIAARIKGWKFPVSGGSTPVNIPFVFAAQ